Genomic DNA from Methanosarcina sp. MTP4:
CGATAGCTGCCAGCCGGTTAGAAATAACTGAAAAAGAAGATTCGGCAGTTTCGGAAAATACAGGGAACCCTGTTGAAGCAAAGGTTGAAGATAATACTGCCGAAGCCGGCACTGGAGGTGGAGATGAAAAAGCTCTCGGCTTTGGAGCAGGCTTTGCTCTGGCAGGAATTGTGTGTGCCCTGTGCGTTTTGAAAAAGAGCAGGAAGCACGGCTGAAGATCAAAGCTTCAGGGAAAAACGGAATGTGGGCTTTGAGCCAGATGTGGAAGGATGTTTCGGGCAGAAAGAACTTCAATCCTGCCCGGGAATTTTCCTGATCAGCAGGGGCAAATTATGGTTTTCAGGTTCTGTTGAACGATTTTTGATCCGAAAAACCGTTTAACACTAATAAGAGATCGATAAGCCTCCGCCAGCTTGCCTGGCGGCCCTCTCCAAAATGAAAATGAGTGATTAATGTGAAATAAGCATGGACTTTTTTTAAATATTAATACCTTTTTTGTTGGCGTGTGTAGTTTTGCGCTGTTTTTTACTTTTCACTCGTCTTTTTCCTTTTTATTCTGGAAAAGCCGGAAGCCTTTGGCTTCCGGGACAAGAACGACTCAATGAGGCTAATATGGTTAAGTTGGTTTTCATCTTGGAGTTTTTCAGGATTTTCGCGGTTAAGTAAGAAGTGCAGACAATATTCTGAAAACGAACGATCAGCTGGTCAAATTTTTCAAACTCCCTGCAACCGCCAATGAGCTTATAATTTTGCCCCGCAGCGCTTACAGTATCTGGCATCGCTGTCATTTCCTTCAAAACTGCAATTATGGCACACCCTTCCACCAAGGTATTTGCTTGCATAGGTGATCTCGGATGTTACAATGCCGGTAGGGACCGCTATGATGCTGTAACCTATTATCATAATAATCGATGCCAGGGCCTGCCCGAGATTCGTTTCGGGGACTATGTCCCCGTATCCTACGGTGGTAAGGGTTATGATTGCCCAGTAGATGCTCCGGGGTATGCTGGTAAACCCACTATCTGCCCCTTCAATAACATACATAAGGGAGCCCAATATCACCACCAGAGTCAAAACAGTAAATAAGAACAGGGTTATTTTTCTCCGGCTTGCACGTAAAGCTCTTATCAATAAATCAGCTTCACCAATATACTGGGCAAGTTTGAGCACCCTGAAAACCCGGAGTAAGCGCAAACTCCGGATCACCAGCAGGTACTGGCTGCCCGGCAGCATAAGGCTAAGATAGGTAGGGAGAATTGCCAGCAGGTCTATGATACCGAAGAAACTCGTGGCATACCGGATGGGCCGGCCAACACAGATCAGGCGTAAAAAATACTCCACTGTGAACAGTATCGTGAAAATCCATTCCAGGGTATAGAACAAATCGCCATGTATAGCCGCAATGCTGCTAACGCTGTCGAGCATAACAACAATAATGCTCAGCAGGATGGCAAGAATCAGGATTTCATCAAAAAGCTTTCCTGCGGGGGATTCTGCTTCAAATATTATTGTATATAAGGTATTTCGCCAGTTATCGTAAGGCGGCCTATTTTGCGGGTTACTTTTCACTGAAGCAGCCATTGTTAACATCCACACAGCAGGAGTTTGATAAGCAATTTAAGTTTTAAATTTTAAGCTTTTGAAGATGAGCTTATGGTGAAGCATCTTACAAAGCAGTTACGTCTATCTATGTTTCACAGGGTAATATGTATTTTCTTGCAGTGGATTTTCCCTAAAGAGAGTTCCTTAAAGAGAGCATTGCATTAGATGAGACATATTCATTAATATAACGAAAATGATATAGTATATCCTGTACTTATATAATATCTCAAGTAACCTGGTTTCTGTGATGATTTCCAGTTTTGTTTGAAGAGGTGTTCTTCTGAATAGCAACTCGGCGGTGAAAAATCTTGGCATAGGACTGACAGTCACAGGTTTTATCCTGTTGCTTGGATATGCCCTTTATAATTTTTTTACCATAGAATCCAGCCTGATTCTTAAAATTTCTATTGGGGCAATTGTAGCAGGCATAGTGCTGGCTTTATTGGCCCTGATTATGGAAAAAATGAGTGTTGAGGATAAGGAAATTGAAAGGAGATATTAGGTGAAAACATGATTATCGCAACCACAGATACAATAGCAGGAAAGGAGATTGTACATACCCTTGGAATGGCCCGCGGCAGTACCATTCAGGCCAAGCATATCGGCAAGGATATCATGTCAGGCCTGCGCACCGTTGTAGGGGGCGAACTGACAGAATACTCCCAGATGCTTGAAGAAGCAAGGGAAAAGTCAATCAACCGTATGGTGGATGACGCCGAAAAGATGGGAGCGGATGCCGTTGTGAATGTCAGGTTCATGACCTCCATGGTAATGGCAGGGGCAGCCGAGATCCTTGCATACGGAACAGCTGTTAAGATAGTGAATAAGTGATAATGAATAAGGGATAAAAATAAGGAATAAAAAAACCACCATAGCATGGCACATAAATTATAAGTATCCTTGACTATTGATACTCAGCCCCTTCCTCTTACCGACTATGTTCGGTCGCTTTTTCTTTCCAATTATCTTTTCCCTTTTTGTTCTGAAAAAGCCGGACTTGCGTCCGGTGCAAAAAAGACAAAATGAGGCTATTCCGGTTAATTTGGCTTTAGTTCAGCAACGTTTCGGGAAGGTCATTTAAGGTTATCTCGGCCTGAGTTCGGGGATTTTCAACCCGGCCGCTATTTTCTTTTAATCAAAAAACAGTCGGTTTTAAGGTTCCTGTACAGGATATCGAGTACCTGGGGGCATGAAAGAAGTGCAGGAAATAAAAAGAAGTGCAGGAAATAAGGAGGAAAAGCCGGACGGAGGAAAGATGGTTGCAGAACCCCTGCCCTTGCAAAACAGGGGCCCTGATTCTTTTTCCGGCAGGAAAAAGAAAAAAGGTTCGTTTTTTAAGGTTCGTTTTTAGTCGTTTTGACTATCGTGATTAAGCAATGTGGATGAAACTGTCCACAAGCTTCTTGATTTCGTCGTTCTTGCCGTAGAGCCTCTCACTGAGCTGATCGTCGTCAAAGGCTTCAAGGAGTTTTGCGCTGTCGTCAATCATACCTTCAGTGAAGACATCGTACTGAGTGAAAACGTCCTTTTGTTTCTTCAGGGCCTGAGCGGACTCGTAGCAAGAAGCGGGGAGGTGTTCAAGCTGGGCAAGTCTGTCTTTATGTTCGTCCTTGAAGATGTTAACGCTAATATAGAGCTTGTCGGCAATTTCAAGGGCATCTTCCATCTCAAATCCATGGCGGATACCTACAGCAAAGGCTGCTAAGAGCAGGTAAAGGTCAGCTGAAGGGTCTGCAGCACGGAATTCAAAGGTAGACTTGTAACTGTGTTCCCTGAACTCCTCGTCGTAGTTCGGATTGGCTATGGCTACCATCTTGCTGGAGCCTTTGGAGAACCAGCCAAGGGGCACACGGACCAGAGCAGAGCGGTTTCTGTCTCCCCAGCAAATATTTGTGGGAGCTTCCTGGTGAGGAACAAGGCGCAGGTAGGATGTAGGGATCCTGTTTCCAAAGGCAGTGATTCCTGACGCAACGTCAAGAAGCCCGGCCATTGCACGCTTTGCAGTGTTACTAACATCGCCGTTCTCTACCATAACGCTCTTTCCGTCCTTCAGGAGCTTCATATGGACGTGCAGTCCGCTTCCGGCTTTTCCGACAGTGATCTTCGGGGCAAAGCTGACAACTACACCGTACTGGTCTGCAAGCATCCTGAGCATCCATTTTGCAATAAGCAGACTTTCGACACTGCTTTCAGGTGAGTCGGTCTCGAATTCGATTTCGTTCTGCTCGTAGTAGTACTTGTCGTCAGTGAAGTTTCCGACTTCAGAGTGTCCGTATTTGATTTTTCCGCCAGCTTCGGAAACGTACATCATTGCTTCCTTTCTGAGCTGATCGAATTTGGTAAAGGGATTGGACTCGTGGTATCCTGCCTGATCAACGGCCGGGAAACCCATGTTGACTTCATCTTTGTTGGCGATGATATAGTATTCGAGTTCGCCCATTGCCTGGAGCTCGTAGCCTGTCTTCTCAGTCAGGATCTGGGTAGCCTTCTTCATGACGGTTTCAGAAGAGCTTTTGAGGGGGTTTCCTTCCTTGTCGAAGTAAGAACAGAGGATGTCCAGGGTGGGAATTTCTTCAAAAGGATTTACGAAGGCAGTCCTGTATTTAGGAAGGACATAGAGGTCGCTTGTGTCTGCCTCAATGTATGAAAAAAGACTTGATCCGTCTACTCTCTCACCGGCGGAAAGTAAGTTGTCAAGATGCTCTTCGTCTCTGATTACGAAGGTGAGGGCTTTAAGCCTGCCATCGCCGCCAGCATAGCGGAAATTCAGCATCTTAATGCCGTTATCCTTGATGAACCTTATAATGTCGTCTTTAGTGAATTCGCTTGCTGGCTTATTGAGATGCTGTACCAGTCTGTTAGGATTGAGTTCTACATTTGATGTTTTCATAAATATCCCTTCTTTTTTGATTAGAATATAAGCAGTATTCAAAGCCTCATTTCAATACTGAATATTCTTCAGGCTTCAATGGTTCCCACATTAGTCAATTATTTTTTATTTCATTGCCTGACAGGAAGTAGTTAACTGCTTGGTGACTATATATAGTTTTCATTTGGTACTTTTTAGGTATGCTTATTAATATTAATAAGGAAAGAAGAAGATTATTAACATATATATAAATTTTTAGCAACTTTTATTTAAAAAAATGTTTGGTTGGGATACGGAATTGGGGAAATGAACTTAAGCAATGCCCCCGAAACTAAAAATTTTTGTAATCCATTATTATTTCTTACGGAGCTTTCCGAATTAGGCATTATATATAATGCAGTAGTTAATTCTTAAAAGAACATTGCTTGCAGTCAGGCCTGATAACAGTTGAAATGACACATTGTATAGTTTGGATGGAATCAGCTTATGTGAAAACATTTCATGTGACACCGGTTAAGGTGAAAACATTTCATGTGACACCGGTTTTCTGCTGTATTTCTTTGAATGGCACCCTGAATGCCTCGCTGCTTTTCGGCCGGAGTAATGTTCCGGAAAATGGGGGAATAAGATATGGAAAGTTATTACGTACCTGAAATTGCTGACAATGTATTCTGGGTAGGGGCAAAAGACTGGAACCGCCGGCTCTTTGATGCCCTGGTCCCTCTTCCGGAGGGCACCAGCTACAATTCGTATCTTGTGAAGGGCACGGAGAAAACCGTTCTTATCGATACCGTGAACCCGGGGTTTGAGAAGGAATTCGTGGAAAAAATCAATAAAGTAACCGAGCTCGAAAAGCTCGACTACCTTATAATGAACCATGCCGAGCCTGACCACTCCAATGCGATACGTTTCATCATGGAAAGAGCCCCGAAAGCCGTGCTAGTCACCACGAAAAAGGGAATAGGGATGGTCAGGAATTATCATGAGATCCCGGATGAGCGGGTAAAAATCGTTGGGGACGGAGACCTGCTCGATCTAGGGGGAAAAACCCTCAGGTTTATTGAAGCCCCCTGGCTTCACTGGCCTGAGACCATGTTCACCTATCTTGAGGAAGATAAAATCCTTTTCTCCTGCGACTTTTTCGGGGCTCACACAGCTCAGGGCGTTTATGACGAGGACATTGAAGACCTGATACCCATGGCCAAGCGCTACTTCGGGGAGATCATGATGCCCTTCAGGAAACAGGGGGCAAAGGCTCTTGAGAAAATAAAGGATCTTGAAATCCGGGTCATTGCCCCCAGCCATGGACCAATGTACAAAAACCCTGAAAGGATCCTGGGACCTCACAGGAAATGGACATCAGGAGAAAGCGAAAAGAAAGCCCTCGTCGTCTACGCAAGCATGTGGGGCTCCACGGAAAAACTGGTTAGGGAAATGGCCGAAACCCTGCTCTCAAAAGGCATTGACGTCCGCCTCT
This window encodes:
- a CDS encoding ion transporter: MAASVKSNPQNRPPYDNWRNTLYTIIFEAESPAGKLFDEILILAILLSIIVVMLDSVSSIAAIHGDLFYTLEWIFTILFTVEYFLRLICVGRPIRYATSFFGIIDLLAILPTYLSLMLPGSQYLLVIRSLRLLRVFRVLKLAQYIGEADLLIRALRASRRKITLFLFTVLTLVVILGSLMYVIEGADSGFTSIPRSIYWAIITLTTVGYGDIVPETNLGQALASIIMIIGYSIIAVPTGIVTSEITYASKYLGGRVCHNCSFEGNDSDARYCKRCGAKL
- a CDS encoding YbjQ family protein, producing MIIATTDTIAGKEIVHTLGMARGSTIQAKHIGKDIMSGLRTVVGGELTEYSQMLEEAREKSINRMVDDAEKMGADAVVNVRFMTSMVMAGAAEILAYGTAVKIVNK
- a CDS encoding FprA family A-type flavoprotein translates to MESYYVPEIADNVFWVGAKDWNRRLFDALVPLPEGTSYNSYLVKGTEKTVLIDTVNPGFEKEFVEKINKVTELEKLDYLIMNHAEPDHSNAIRFIMERAPKAVLVTTKKGIGMVRNYHEIPDERVKIVGDGDLLDLGGKTLRFIEAPWLHWPETMFTYLEEDKILFSCDFFGAHTAQGVYDEDIEDLIPMAKRYFGEIMMPFRKQGAKALEKIKDLEIRVIAPSHGPMYKNPERILGPHRKWTSGESEKKALVVYASMWGSTEKLVREMAETLLSKGIDVRLYNLAVSDIGDLARELVDSRAVVLGSPTVLGGMHPLAMQGAYLVKAFKPPIKYGVLLGSYGWGGGALKQAAEMLAPTKIEVVGTLQVKGAPKEEDLKEVQRIALELAEKMEE
- a CDS encoding glutamine synthetase family protein, with the protein product MKTSNVELNPNRLVQHLNKPASEFTKDDIIRFIKDNGIKMLNFRYAGGDGRLKALTFVIRDEEHLDNLLSAGERVDGSSLFSYIEADTSDLYVLPKYRTAFVNPFEEIPTLDILCSYFDKEGNPLKSSSETVMKKATQILTEKTGYELQAMGELEYYIIANKDEVNMGFPAVDQAGYHESNPFTKFDQLRKEAMMYVSEAGGKIKYGHSEVGNFTDDKYYYEQNEIEFETDSPESSVESLLIAKWMLRMLADQYGVVVSFAPKITVGKAGSGLHVHMKLLKDGKSVMVENGDVSNTAKRAMAGLLDVASGITAFGNRIPTSYLRLVPHQEAPTNICWGDRNRSALVRVPLGWFSKGSSKMVAIANPNYDEEFREHSYKSTFEFRAADPSADLYLLLAAFAVGIRHGFEMEDALEIADKLYISVNIFKDEHKDRLAQLEHLPASCYESAQALKKQKDVFTQYDVFTEGMIDDSAKLLEAFDDDQLSERLYGKNDEIKKLVDSFIHIA